Below is a genomic region from Drosophila albomicans strain 15112-1751.03 chromosome 2R, ASM965048v2, whole genome shotgun sequence.
tcagACATATTCAGCGTGACCACAATTTGAATTACAAGAAATACTATTTTCCTTCGATAGTTCGATTACTCACTCGATTATCAATTGAAGGTCACACTTTATTAGGTATGGTATTAAATTACATGGAGAATAGACGTTATTTTCCACAAATAATTATTCTTATAAGCAAACGGATCAGATTTACAACTCGTGAATAACgacatatttttagtaacACAATCAAAACTATCGAAATAATATCGCTATTTAATAATACGTTGactttgtgttttttggtatatttcgtaaACAGTATGTATTGAGAAGGAATTGTGGTCACGCTGCAGACAGCTGGGACCTGGCTGTAAGAGTTTGTAAAAAATGTCcgcaactttaattaaatgttttaatttggCAAAAGCTGTTGGCACTGGCGCCTTCAGGAACGCACTCGCTACGTCACACAGTCAGGTGGCGGCATGGAGGTGAGTGCAACACCAGAAAAGTCGTTCCCATCGCACtcatgttttgtttatataatacaACAGCCCGGCAACTGTTGGAAGTCTTCTGAAATGCGGTATTCACTCGAATGTACCACTGCAAAATGAGAAACTAATGGAATTCTTCGATGATCCCAAGCATTGGAGCGAAACTGAGGTGAAAGTTGGTCGGGCCTGGCGCACCGATGAACTACGCATTAAATCCAATAAGGAGCTGCATCAATTGTGGTACATTTTGCTTAAGGAGCGGAACATGTTATTCACTATGGAACACGAATGCAACGACAAAATGGAAGTGTTTCCGAATCCCGAACGTATAGACAAAATTAAGATCTCAATGGAGAATCTGGAGACAGTAGTCAGAGAGCGCAACAAGGCTTATCATTTGCTCGAAACTGGAGAAACCGGCGAGCGACCACAGAAGCAGATTCACAATGCATTCGGCTTGCGTTGCAACTACAAGACAATTGAGCACGTCCTGCCGCCGTTCATGAACACCAAGTGGATTAAGGCACAGCACAATACATACGGAGGACGTGCAGTGCACAAGTTCCTGCTGCATTATAGAGAGAAGCTATACAATGTAAAGCGCAAGGCCAAAAAGTAAGAGACAGCAGCACAGGTtagatttgtattttgtttaacatttatttgcacatCTTTTTAGCCGTTCACGCAATGAGGTCATGATGACTTTGAGGCGTAATCCTAACATTGATTTGCAGATGTTAAAACGCAAATATCCGGACGTGGACATTGACAAGCTGCTCAGCCAAGATAAAACTCGAGGTCACTATGTCACCAAAGTGGATGCTTGAAAGTtctttcaaaaaaatatacgtaACCTTAACATAACACCATAACTAGTcgtcaaatttg
It encodes:
- the LOC117576443 gene encoding 39S ribosomal protein L47, mitochondrial; translated protein: MSATLIKCFNLAKAVGTGAFRNALATSHSQVAAWSPATVGSLLKCGIHSNVPLQNEKLMEFFDDPKHWSETEVKVGRAWRTDELRIKSNKELHQLWYILLKERNMLFTMEHECNDKMEVFPNPERIDKIKISMENLETVVRERNKAYHLLETGETGERPQKQIHNAFGLRCNYKTIEHVLPPFMNTKWIKAQHNTYGGRAVHKFLLHYREKLYNVKRKAKNRSRNEVMMTLRRNPNIDLQMLKRKYPDVDIDKLLSQDKTRGHYVTKVDA